A window of the Streptomyces sp. JB150 genome harbors these coding sequences:
- a CDS encoding ATP-binding protein, which produces MASVIPSAPLGTDSAAGRPLGLGGDGDVPVRPTGSAAGEEAVPSQGAAERRFRFELAAHPGSAAQARRLTRARLTHWSVCEDTCDSAALVVSELVTNAIVHTASDVVVCELHDGDDLVRIAVRDQGCAPGEPCPSPQRADEEHGRGLFLVDALSHAWGAQEHGPGLLVWAELPRQAQAPRADLGWGAPPKPGRTDGGPGEEDETEAQDLLPSGGRGRTPAAPERTRARHTPYRRTGDPGVPPFGRGHAWGGV; this is translated from the coding sequence GTGGCAAGCGTGATTCCGTCCGCGCCCTTAGGAACAGACTCCGCCGCAGGCCGGCCTCTCGGTCTCGGTGGCGATGGCGATGTCCCCGTTCGACCAACCGGGTCGGCAGCGGGCGAGGAAGCCGTTCCCTCCCAGGGCGCCGCCGAGCGCCGGTTCCGCTTCGAACTGGCCGCACACCCGGGCTCCGCCGCGCAGGCCAGACGTCTCACCCGGGCCCGGCTGACCCACTGGTCGGTCTGCGAGGACACCTGCGACTCGGCCGCCCTGGTGGTGTCCGAGCTGGTCACCAACGCCATCGTGCACACCGCGAGCGACGTCGTCGTGTGCGAGCTGCACGACGGCGACGACCTGGTGCGCATAGCCGTGCGCGACCAGGGGTGCGCGCCGGGTGAACCCTGCCCCTCCCCGCAGCGGGCCGACGAGGAGCACGGGAGGGGACTGTTTCTCGTCGACGCCCTCAGCCATGCCTGGGGCGCCCAGGAACACGGTCCCGGTCTGCTCGTCTGGGCCGAGCTGCCCCGCCAGGCACAGGCCCCGCGCGCGGACCTGGGCTGGGGCGCCCCACCCAAGCCGGGCCGTACGGACGGCGGCCCCGGCGAGGAGGACGAGACGGAGGCGCAGGATCTGCTGCCGTCCGGGGGACGCGGCCGTACCCCGGCCGCTCCGGAGCGCACACGTGCGCGCCACACGCCATACCGGCGAACGGGGGACCCGGGAGTCCCCCCGTTCGGACGCGGCCACGCCTGGGGGGGCGTGTGA